A genomic window from Sulfurimonas paralvinellae includes:
- a CDS encoding enoyl-ACP reductase, protein MAEFKGKTLFISGGTRGIGKAIVYAFAEAGADVAFTYASSADTANDIIADVESKYGVKSCAYKLNILEPNTYKDVFKEFDADFERLDFFISNAIISGRAVVGGFGPFMRLKPRGLDNIWTATVDAFVVGAQEAAKRMEKVGGGNIISMSSTGNLVYTPNYAGHGANKAAVETMVKYAAAELGEKNIRVNAVSGGPIDTDALKAFPNYEEVKAEVVARSPLSRMGEAQDLTGACKFLCSNDSSWLTGQTIVVDGGTTFQ, encoded by the coding sequence ATGGCAGAATTCAAAGGAAAAACTCTTTTTATCAGCGGTGGAACACGCGGTATCGGAAAAGCTATCGTTTACGCTTTTGCCGAAGCTGGTGCAGATGTAGCTTTTACGTACGCTTCAAGTGCAGATACAGCTAATGATATCATCGCAGATGTTGAGAGCAAATATGGCGTAAAATCCTGTGCTTACAAGCTCAATATCTTAGAGCCAAACACTTACAAAGATGTTTTTAAAGAGTTCGATGCTGATTTTGAGAGACTTGATTTCTTCATATCCAACGCTATTATCTCCGGTCGTGCCGTAGTTGGCGGTTTTGGTCCATTTATGCGTTTAAAACCTCGTGGACTTGACAACATCTGGACTGCGACGGTCGACGCTTTTGTCGTCGGTGCTCAAGAAGCGGCAAAAAGAATGGAAAAAGTCGGCGGCGGAAATATCATCAGCATGAGTTCAACAGGAAATCTTGTCTATACACCGAACTATGCAGGTCACGGTGCAAACAAAGCGGCAGTTGAGACGATGGTAAAATATGCAGCGGCGGAACTCGGTGAGAAGAACATCAGAGTAAACGCAGTAAGCGGCGGGCCGATCGATACAGATGCACTCAAAGCATTTCCAAACTATGAAGAGGTAAAAGCGGAAGTCGTTGCGCGTTCACCACTTTCACGTATGGGTGAAGCACAAGATCTAACCGGTGCATGTAAATTTTTATGTTCAAATGACTCCTCATGGCTAACAGGTCAAACTATCGTCGTCGACGGTGGAACTACTTTTCAGTAA
- a CDS encoding TonB-dependent receptor plug domain-containing protein, with the protein MKNLFVKSVLVLLGFSVILQASDIDTLLDQYKTESELSKKTKDENAGHLIVYTRDDLERMQVETLKDVLKSIRFFRYLENRVNEPDMINLDPVAFSSKSVRIYLNDNELVLPITGSGFNLFGNIEMDFVDHVEIYEGFPSFDFGIEPATVVIRLYSKEAKRDAGTRVKVLGALHGTHKENIYNAGFVDDMAYFVYANHSQNNQDSYDVDNQTVKRDTTTNHFYGSLEKENYKVELNAFTTDHDGFLGLLPYAAPKETNLEKKFINASFGSKFQNDSLTFNLSYINSSGSYDASYSSPVPGGFSLMNQQFDSEVMTAIVKKKFKIENHAISAGVQFRYKNFSLDDVKYDSVPSPAQQKYDTENIYSLFLEDAISFSENNLVSLSAMLQHYDRNKAMKDEDVSQVRLSYIYTNKQWVSKTFLSNQEFVPEPFMTAESHVGNPNLDPEEYLSLTQEISRTGEQTMSKIVFGYNRTKKFLIPDNLGVMQNSKDDFTAYYAALEFHYFFRKKDELQLAFDYAQLNLPNEATSVEHYNYLIRMVNSVSKFDIFNELVINHGFENLDTGYDYSAGVKYGVTPDLHINLKGENILNAGLTRKYYYNLMPTTKLLEVPVIEQKFMLSVEYLF; encoded by the coding sequence TTGAAAAATTTATTTGTGAAGTCTGTTTTGGTATTGTTAGGTTTTTCTGTAATCTTGCAAGCATCTGATATTGATACTTTGTTGGATCAGTATAAAACAGAATCAGAACTTTCCAAAAAGACAAAAGATGAAAATGCAGGACATCTCATCGTCTATACCCGTGATGACCTTGAGCGTATGCAGGTTGAAACACTCAAAGATGTGCTTAAGTCCATTCGATTTTTCAGATATCTTGAAAACAGAGTGAACGAACCTGATATGATTAACCTTGATCCTGTTGCCTTTAGTTCAAAATCTGTCAGAATTTATCTCAATGACAATGAGCTTGTCCTCCCGATTACAGGAAGCGGTTTTAATCTCTTTGGAAATATTGAGATGGACTTTGTTGATCATGTAGAGATCTATGAAGGGTTTCCTTCTTTTGATTTTGGAATTGAACCGGCCACTGTTGTTATACGGCTGTACTCCAAAGAAGCAAAAAGAGATGCCGGGACACGTGTAAAAGTTCTCGGTGCTTTACATGGAACTCACAAAGAAAATATCTACAATGCAGGATTTGTTGATGATATGGCTTATTTTGTCTATGCAAATCATTCCCAAAACAATCAAGACAGTTATGATGTCGATAATCAAACAGTCAAAAGAGATACAACGACAAACCATTTTTACGGTTCTTTGGAAAAAGAGAACTATAAAGTAGAGCTAAACGCGTTTACAACAGACCATGATGGTTTTTTGGGATTGTTGCCATATGCTGCTCCAAAAGAGACTAATCTGGAAAAGAAATTTATAAATGCCTCTTTTGGTTCTAAGTTTCAAAATGACAGTTTGACCTTTAATCTCTCTTATATTAATAGTTCTGGCAGTTATGATGCAAGCTATAGTTCTCCTGTACCTGGAGGCTTCTCTTTGATGAATCAGCAATTTGATTCTGAAGTGATGACAGCCATTGTAAAGAAAAAATTTAAAATTGAGAATCATGCTATCAGTGCAGGTGTTCAGTTTCGATATAAGAATTTTTCTCTAGATGATGTTAAATATGACTCAGTTCCAAGTCCAGCACAGCAAAAATATGACACTGAAAATATCTACTCGCTGTTCTTAGAAGATGCCATTTCATTTTCAGAAAATAATCTCGTAAGTCTTTCTGCTATGCTGCAGCACTATGACAGAAATAAAGCTATGAAAGATGAAGATGTTTCGCAAGTACGACTTTCATATATCTATACAAATAAACAATGGGTATCAAAGACATTTCTATCAAATCAGGAGTTTGTTCCAGAACCCTTTATGACGGCAGAATCACATGTGGGTAATCCAAACTTAGACCCCGAAGAGTATTTGTCTCTGACACAGGAGATAAGTCGTACTGGTGAGCAGACGATGTCAAAAATAGTTTTTGGATATAACCGAACAAAAAAATTTCTTATTCCTGACAATTTAGGTGTGATGCAAAATTCAAAAGATGATTTTACGGCATATTACGCTGCTTTGGAATTTCATTATTTTTTCAGAAAAAAAGATGAGCTACAGTTGGCATTTGATTATGCACAGCTCAATCTGCCTAATGAAGCGACAAGCGTTGAACACTATAACTATCTTATTCGAATGGTAAACAGTGTTTCGAAGTTTGATATCTTCAATGAACTTGTTATCAATCACGGATTTGAAAATCTTGATACGGGTTATGACTACTCTGCAGGGGTAAAGTATGGGGTAACACCGGATCTTCACATCAATCTCAAGGGTGAAAATATACTCAATGCAGGATTGACTAGAAAATATTACTACAATCTTATGCCAACTACAAAACTGCTTGAAGTACCTGTCATTGAGCAAAAATTTATGCTAAGTGTGGAATATCTGTTTTGA
- a CDS encoding EAL domain-containing protein, whose protein sequence is MINRRLRVNKSFVILAVIIPIVTIASMIIYFEFIQAKERVFSVIKEHLIDQKVHLLQKYALNIEKNYTVNLAEMILDNASVASELEHELALLQGEDVKYLYMLYKDENDRYRYLLDATEDKEERAFLNQKFDTESDIWDKAYKTKKYQIADQHDLDSLWVTVAYPIVKDNKVIAVLGADFTYDVYAEIVKILNPIESIFLYITAFMLFMLLLAYILVYLYYKTKKKAFIDPLTKIYNRQYLSEFLETTSLQNYYLMMIDLDNFKLVNDNFGHDVGDDVLIAVVNEIKSNIRQEDMLIRFGGEEFILLVDKQESKESIKVAERIREAVMKHEIFSHNNKIKMTLSIGVNPFPYSAKNIEEAIKIADEQLYIAKSLGRNRVEIFDDKKKYESEASNRISDIRLAIDEGGIRCAFQPIYDTRTGEIVKYEMLLRMMNKEGKIIPPNSFIPSIRHTQVYVSLTAIVLDKAIGMLNSNKEIHLSINLDIQDILNEDIMKLLQITFGGKRALAERLTIEILEHEEIKNFELIQQSLVKLRAMGFLIALDDFGSGYANFRYMINLDIDILKIDGSIIKNVDKDKAAYNIVKAIVEFARNMSMQTIAEMVETKEEHDVLIELGVDCLQGYYLGRPEFSI, encoded by the coding sequence ATGATAAACCGTAGATTGAGAGTCAATAAAAGCTTTGTTATCCTAGCGGTTATCATTCCCATTGTCACTATTGCATCGATGATTATTTATTTTGAATTTATTCAAGCTAAAGAGCGGGTGTTTAGTGTCATAAAAGAGCATCTTATCGATCAAAAGGTGCATCTGCTGCAGAAGTATGCTCTTAACATAGAAAAAAACTATACAGTGAATCTTGCCGAAATGATTTTAGATAATGCTTCGGTGGCGAGTGAGCTGGAACATGAGCTCGCTTTACTGCAGGGTGAAGATGTAAAGTATCTTTATATGCTTTATAAAGATGAAAACGACAGATACCGATACTTGCTTGATGCAACGGAAGATAAAGAAGAACGAGCTTTTTTAAACCAAAAATTCGACACAGAGTCGGATATCTGGGATAAAGCTTATAAAACAAAGAAGTATCAGATAGCGGATCAGCATGATTTGGATTCATTATGGGTTACCGTTGCCTATCCAATTGTAAAAGACAATAAAGTCATTGCTGTACTGGGTGCTGACTTTACATACGATGTTTATGCTGAAATTGTAAAAATTTTAAATCCGATAGAGAGCATTTTTCTCTATATAACGGCTTTTATGCTTTTTATGCTCTTGCTTGCGTATATTTTGGTTTATCTCTACTACAAAACAAAGAAAAAGGCATTTATCGACCCACTTACAAAAATTTACAATCGTCAATATCTCTCAGAATTTCTGGAAACGACATCACTGCAAAACTACTATCTGATGATGATAGATCTGGATAATTTTAAGCTTGTAAATGACAACTTTGGTCATGATGTCGGCGATGACGTCCTTATAGCTGTCGTCAATGAGATAAAGTCGAATATACGTCAAGAGGATATGCTTATCCGTTTTGGAGGCGAAGAGTTTATTTTACTTGTGGATAAACAAGAGAGCAAGGAATCAATTAAAGTTGCAGAGAGAATTCGAGAAGCGGTGATGAAACATGAAATCTTCAGTCATAACAACAAAATAAAGATGACACTCTCCATAGGAGTCAATCCTTTTCCTTACAGCGCCAAAAACATTGAAGAAGCTATTAAAATAGCGGATGAACAGCTCTACATTGCCAAATCTTTGGGGCGTAACAGAGTTGAGATCTTTGATGATAAGAAAAAGTATGAGAGTGAGGCATCGAACCGCATCAGTGATATCCGTCTTGCAATCGATGAGGGAGGGATTCGCTGTGCTTTTCAGCCTATCTATGATACACGTACAGGTGAAATAGTCAAATATGAGATGCTGCTTCGTATGATGAACAAAGAAGGCAAGATCATTCCACCAAATAGTTTTATACCATCCATACGCCACACGCAGGTTTATGTCAGTCTTACGGCAATTGTTCTTGATAAGGCCATCGGAATGCTCAACTCAAATAAAGAGATTCATCTTTCAATCAATTTGGATATTCAAGATATTTTAAATGAAGACATAATGAAACTTTTACAGATTACATTTGGAGGAAAAAGAGCATTGGCCGAGCGGCTTACCATTGAAATACTTGAACATGAAGAGATTAAAAACTTTGAGTTGATCCAACAGAGCCTTGTCAAATTGAGAGCAATGGGATTTTTAATAGCCTTGGATGACTTTGGAAGCGGCTATGCGAATTTCAGATACATGATAAATCTTGACATCGACATCCTTAAAATTGACGGGAGCATCATTAAAAATGTCGATAAAGATAAAGCGGCATATAACATTGTAAAAGCAATCGTAGAATTTGCCCGTAATATGTCTATGCAGACGATTGCCGAAATGGTTGAGACAAAAGAGGAACATGATGTGCTCATCGAGCTTGGAGTAGATTGCTTGCAGGGCTATTATTTAGGCCGCCCTGAGTTTAGCATTTAA
- the dapA gene encoding 4-hydroxy-tetrahydrodipicolinate synthase, which produces MNLVTGSSTALITPFKNGKLDEQRYADLIKRQIKHGMNAVCPVGTTGESATLTHDEHKRCIEIAVEVCKGTSTKVLAGAGSNATHEAIEIAKHAQSCGVDAIFSVSPYYNKPSQEGLYQHYKAIAEAVSELPFMLYNVPGRTGVDISADTTIRLFDDVKNIYGVKEATGSLERTVELLSRRPDLKVFSGDDAIDYPILANGGAGITSVTSNLMPDLKSQLVDKALSGDFQGAKAINDKLYPLNKVMFCEANPIPVKAAMYIAGLLDTLEYRLPLVAPSSENMKKIEEVMKNYDIKGL; this is translated from the coding sequence ATGAATTTAGTTACAGGTTCTTCAACCGCACTCATCACTCCGTTTAAAAACGGAAAACTCGATGAGCAAAGATATGCAGATCTTATTAAACGTCAGATAAAACACGGCATGAATGCAGTTTGTCCGGTAGGTACAACCGGTGAGAGCGCAACGCTCACGCATGATGAGCATAAACGCTGTATTGAAATAGCCGTAGAGGTTTGTAAAGGCACATCTACAAAAGTACTTGCAGGTGCAGGCAGCAATGCAACACACGAAGCCATAGAGATAGCTAAACATGCACAAAGCTGTGGTGTCGATGCTATCTTCTCAGTTTCACCATACTACAACAAACCTTCACAAGAGGGACTCTACCAACACTATAAAGCAATCGCCGAAGCTGTAAGCGAATTGCCGTTTATGCTCTACAATGTTCCGGGGCGTACAGGTGTTGATATCTCTGCGGACACGACGATCAGACTTTTTGATGATGTCAAAAACATTTATGGTGTCAAAGAGGCAACAGGCAGTCTGGAGCGTACGGTAGAGTTGCTCTCACGCAGACCTGATCTGAAAGTATTTTCAGGTGATGATGCCATTGACTACCCAATATTGGCAAATGGCGGTGCCGGTATCACTTCCGTAACATCGAACTTGATGCCTGACCTGAAAAGCCAACTTGTAGACAAAGCACTCTCAGGTGACTTTCAAGGTGCAAAAGCGATCAATGACAAACTTTACCCTCTTAACAAAGTTATGTTCTGTGAAGCCAACCCTATCCCTGTAAAAGCAGCTATGTACATTGCAGGACTACTCGATACACTGGAGTACAGACTTCCTCTCGTTGCACCAAGCAGCGAAAATATGAAAAAAATAGAAGAAGTAATGAAAAATTACGACATTAAAGGATTATAA